The following are from one region of the Moritella sp. 24 genome:
- the ftsW gene encoding cell division protein FtsW, with product MEFLTRTKAYLLGVEEQQTAVYDRQLLLLAIVLMMVGLVMVASASLPEGIALGNDPFMFVKKHLIFLCVSLFAAICVLNVPIAFFERNSVRFLFVAIALLVLVLVIGRTVNGSTRWISLGPLNMQPAEFAKFALFTYFSGYLVRQKSLLQESYKGFVNGLLVIVVISALLLVQPDFGSVMVILTTSVALLFIGGAKLVHFIALCVVAILLGALAVILSPYRMRRITSFLDPWDDPFGSGYQLTQSLMAFGRGSFSGEGLGNSIQKLEYLPEAHTDFVFAILAEELGFLGVFIVLMLQMLLVFKALQIGRRSLELDQSFAGFLAISIGVWFCFQTLVNVGAASGLLPTKGLTLPLVSYGGSSLLIMSCAVAVLLRIDYEYRAQKVSISNNATPS from the coding sequence ATGGAATTTTTAACACGGACGAAAGCCTATCTGCTAGGTGTTGAAGAACAACAGACTGCTGTGTATGACCGACAGTTATTATTATTAGCTATTGTCTTGATGATGGTTGGTTTAGTCATGGTTGCATCAGCATCATTACCAGAAGGTATTGCGCTGGGTAATGACCCGTTCATGTTTGTGAAAAAGCATTTAATATTTCTGTGTGTTTCTTTGTTTGCGGCGATCTGTGTATTGAATGTGCCGATAGCATTTTTTGAACGTAATAGTGTACGTTTTTTGTTTGTCGCAATTGCATTACTGGTACTGGTTCTCGTGATCGGACGTACTGTAAATGGTAGTACTCGCTGGATCTCTCTTGGTCCTTTGAATATGCAGCCTGCCGAATTTGCAAAATTTGCGCTATTTACTTATTTTTCTGGTTATCTAGTGCGTCAAAAAAGTCTATTACAAGAAAGTTATAAAGGCTTTGTGAATGGCTTATTAGTGATTGTTGTTATTTCTGCATTGCTTCTTGTTCAACCTGATTTCGGCTCTGTTATGGTTATTTTAACCACGAGTGTCGCACTGTTATTTATCGGTGGTGCAAAATTAGTACACTTCATAGCATTATGCGTTGTCGCGATTTTACTGGGTGCATTAGCAGTGATATTATCGCCTTACCGAATGCGTCGAATTACTTCTTTTCTCGACCCTTGGGATGATCCATTCGGCAGTGGCTATCAGTTAACTCAATCTTTAATGGCATTTGGCCGTGGCAGCTTTAGTGGTGAAGGTCTCGGTAATTCGATCCAAAAGTTGGAATATTTACCAGAAGCGCATACCGATTTTGTATTCGCTATTTTGGCTGAAGAATTAGGCTTCTTGGGTGTCTTTATTGTATTGATGCTACAGATGTTACTGGTGTTTAAAGCATTACAAATTGGTCGTCGTAGTCTAGAGCTTGATCAATCATTTGCTGGTTTTCTGGCAATTAGTATTGGAGTTTGGTTCTGTTTTCAAACTTTAGTTAATGTTGGTGCTGCATCGGGGTTATTACCAACAAAAGGGTTAACATTACCCTTGGTGAGCTATGGCGGTTCAAGTTTATTGATCATGAGCTGTGCTGTGGCGGTGCTCTTACGCATTGATTATGAATATCGCGCACAAAAAGTGTCGATATCAAATAATGCTACCCCAAGTTAG
- the murD gene encoding UDP-N-acetylmuramoyl-L-alanine--D-glutamate ligase, translated as MTQLSEQNMASSIVIVGLGQTGLSCVRYFLKQGIVPVVVDSRDAPPGQDELPAQVTLYKGGLYPEILLQAKQLIVSPGIAIATPAIAAAQRNGVEVIGDIELFVRAAKAPIIAITGSNGKSTVTTLVGEMANSAGVKTAIGGNIGIPALDLLDVADPYQLYVLELSSFQLETTHSLQAVAATVLNVTDDHLDRYPDFEAYRQAKLSIYQHAQTVVTNRDDVLTACPEQANTTSAIKHSFGEDNADYGLIQQQGSTWLAYQGEGIISADDLKITGVHNLMNALSAIALLDAAGVDRTKTLPGLMQFTGLAHRCEFIRELNDVMWINDTKATNVGATLAALDGLKSSVKGRLYLIAGGDGKGADFSPLESALCDDIALTYCFGKDAECFTALASNTKLVADLTVAIREISELVQPGDWVLLSPACASIDMYANFMARGDHFRALVKAL; from the coding sequence ATGACACAATTATCTGAGCAAAATATGGCATCTTCTATTGTTATTGTTGGTTTAGGCCAAACGGGTCTGTCTTGTGTACGCTATTTCCTAAAACAAGGTATTGTCCCTGTTGTCGTCGATAGTCGTGATGCACCTCCGGGACAAGATGAATTGCCTGCTCAGGTAACCTTGTATAAAGGCGGATTATATCCCGAGATCTTATTACAAGCCAAACAATTAATTGTTAGCCCTGGTATTGCGATTGCAACGCCAGCGATCGCAGCTGCACAGCGAAATGGTGTGGAAGTGATTGGTGATATCGAATTGTTTGTCCGCGCAGCTAAAGCTCCGATTATTGCAATTACAGGTTCTAACGGTAAATCGACGGTGACGACACTTGTTGGCGAAATGGCGAATTCAGCAGGTGTTAAAACCGCAATCGGTGGCAACATTGGAATTCCAGCGCTAGACCTTCTCGATGTTGCAGACCCTTATCAGTTATATGTTTTAGAGCTTTCAAGTTTTCAACTGGAAACGACCCACAGTTTACAAGCTGTGGCTGCAACAGTACTGAATGTAACGGATGACCACCTTGATCGCTATCCTGATTTTGAGGCTTACCGTCAGGCAAAATTGTCTATTTATCAGCATGCGCAAACGGTCGTAACGAATCGTGATGATGTGTTAACCGCTTGTCCTGAACAAGCGAATACGACTAGCGCAATTAAGCATAGCTTTGGTGAAGATAATGCTGACTATGGCTTGATTCAACAGCAAGGTAGTACGTGGCTTGCTTATCAAGGCGAAGGCATTATCAGTGCGGATGATTTAAAGATCACGGGTGTGCATAATTTAATGAATGCATTGTCTGCGATTGCGTTGCTTGATGCTGCTGGTGTAGATCGTACTAAAACGCTACCGGGCTTGATGCAATTCACTGGGTTGGCCCATCGTTGTGAATTTATTCGTGAGCTTAATGATGTCATGTGGATTAACGATACCAAGGCAACGAATGTTGGGGCCACGTTAGCGGCGCTTGATGGTCTTAAAAGTAGTGTTAAAGGGCGTTTATATCTGATTGCAGGTGGTGATGGCAAGGGGGCTGATTTTAGTCCTTTAGAATCTGCACTATGTGATGATATTGCCCTTACTTATTGTTTTGGTAAAGACGCTGAATGTTTTACTGCATTAGCGAGTAATACCAAGCTTGTTGCCGACCTAACGGTTGCGATTCGTGAAATTAGTGAATTAGTACAGCCGGGTGATTGGGTTTTATTATCACCAGCGTGTGCCAGTATTGATATGTACGCTAATTTTATGGCGCGTGGTGATCACTTTAGAGCGTTAGTTAAGGCCCTGTAA
- the mraY gene encoding phospho-N-acetylmuramoyl-pentapeptide-transferase, producing MLVWLFESLSEHFSLFRVFSYLTFRAIITIITSLLLTLWMGPKLIRYLQDMQIGQIVRDDGPESHFSKRGTPTMGGVMILIAILVSTLLWARLDNAYVWIMMFVFTAFGAIGFVDDYRKVIRKDTDGLIARWKYFWQSAVAIGIAVYLYVTAGSAAETTLVVPFFKEYMPELGLLFIVLTYFVIVGSSNAVNLTDGLDGLAILPTVLVAGAFMLVAYLTGNVKFAEYLFIPYIPQASELVIVCAAIVGAGLGFLWFNTYPAQVFMGDVGSLALGAGLGTLAVLVRQEFMLVIMGGVFVMETVSVILQVGSYKLRGQRIFRMAPIHHHYELKGWPEPRVIVRFWIITIILVLIGLATLKVR from the coding sequence ATGTTAGTTTGGTTGTTCGAATCTTTAAGTGAGCACTTCTCGCTATTTAGAGTTTTTTCATATCTCACTTTTCGTGCAATTATCACGATTATTACGTCACTGTTACTGACATTATGGATGGGGCCGAAACTTATCCGCTATTTGCAAGATATGCAGATTGGCCAAATTGTACGTGATGATGGCCCAGAGTCTCACTTCAGTAAGCGCGGTACGCCAACGATGGGTGGTGTGATGATCTTGATTGCTATTTTAGTCTCAACATTATTATGGGCAAGGTTGGATAATGCATACGTCTGGATCATGATGTTTGTGTTTACTGCCTTTGGTGCAATTGGTTTTGTTGATGATTATCGTAAAGTGATCCGTAAAGATACAGATGGTTTAATCGCACGTTGGAAGTATTTCTGGCAGTCGGCGGTTGCGATTGGTATCGCGGTTTACTTGTATGTGACAGCAGGCTCGGCGGCTGAAACGACATTAGTTGTGCCTTTCTTTAAAGAATACATGCCTGAGTTAGGTCTGCTATTTATTGTATTAACTTACTTTGTGATTGTAGGCAGTAGTAATGCGGTTAACTTAACTGATGGTCTGGATGGATTGGCTATTTTGCCAACAGTATTGGTTGCGGGTGCATTCATGCTGGTTGCTTACTTAACGGGTAACGTTAAATTTGCAGAATATCTGTTTATTCCGTATATCCCACAAGCCAGTGAACTGGTTATTGTGTGCGCCGCGATTGTGGGTGCTGGACTGGGCTTCTTATGGTTTAACACTTACCCTGCACAAGTGTTTATGGGCGATGTTGGCTCGTTAGCGTTAGGTGCTGGTCTAGGTACGCTTGCAGTATTAGTTCGCCAAGAGTTTATGCTCGTGATTATGGGTGGTGTATTTGTAATGGAAACCGTGTCGGTTATCTTGCAAGTGGGTTCATATAAGTTACGTGGTCAACGTATCTTCAGAATGGCCCCAATTCATCATCATTATGAATTGAAAGGCTGGCCAGAACCGCGTGTTATTGTGCGTTTTTGGATTATCACTATTATTTTAGTACTCATTGGCTTAGCTACGTTAAAGGTTCGCTAA
- the murF gene encoding UDP-N-acetylmuramoyl-tripeptide--D-alanyl-D-alanine ligase, with translation MINLALSAIAIKLNGKYQGDDVVITDVSTDTRTIKSGDLFVALSGDNFDANSFVAKAAEQGAIAAIVTKKQAVDIPQIVVKDSRIALGLLGKMVREQVNPKVAALTGSNGKTTTKEMLAAIVKLVAPTLATAGNFNNDIGVPLTLLRLQHEDQFAVMELGANHKKEIGYTTGLVLPDVVLINNVDAAHLEGFGDLQGVALAKSEILSGVKQRGMAVLNRDDKFYQYWLRKVDAQRHVNFSVVDASADYFAADIMFDDAGNPTFKLCTTQGECIINLRVAGRHNVANALAAAAMASCFGIDLKTIKLGLESMENVQGRLKISLLTPRIRIIDDTYNANIASVKAAIDVLTHFPSKNILVMGDMGELGDSTADMHQQVGHYAQQQQVDHVYTCGTMSREAALTAGINGRAFLSQTRLVDALVELVTTAPEEQMFTLLFKGSRSAKMEQVIDLLATRLSDNAAMLIENTMLVKNTVKEIKC, from the coding sequence ATGATTAATTTAGCGTTAAGCGCGATAGCGATAAAACTTAATGGCAAGTATCAAGGTGATGATGTCGTTATTACTGATGTTTCAACAGACACGCGTACAATCAAAAGTGGTGATTTATTTGTCGCATTAAGTGGTGATAACTTTGATGCGAATAGTTTTGTTGCGAAAGCTGCTGAGCAAGGTGCGATAGCTGCTATCGTCACGAAAAAGCAAGCAGTCGATATTCCTCAGATTGTCGTCAAAGATAGCCGAATTGCGTTAGGTTTATTAGGCAAAATGGTGCGTGAACAAGTTAATCCGAAAGTGGCTGCGTTGACCGGAAGTAATGGTAAAACGACAACCAAAGAAATGTTAGCGGCAATTGTAAAGTTAGTTGCACCTACATTAGCAACAGCGGGTAACTTTAACAATGACATCGGTGTGCCGTTGACCTTGTTACGTCTCCAACATGAAGATCAATTTGCAGTGATGGAGCTTGGTGCTAATCACAAAAAAGAAATTGGTTATACTACTGGATTGGTATTGCCAGACGTAGTGTTAATTAATAATGTTGATGCCGCGCATTTAGAGGGCTTTGGTGATTTACAGGGTGTTGCTCTGGCCAAAAGTGAGATTCTTTCTGGTGTGAAGCAGCGGGGTATGGCTGTACTTAACCGCGATGATAAGTTTTATCAGTACTGGTTACGTAAAGTTGACGCACAGAGACATGTTAATTTTTCTGTTGTTGACGCGAGTGCTGATTACTTTGCCGCTGATATTATGTTTGATGATGCCGGTAACCCAACATTTAAACTATGTACTACACAGGGTGAGTGCATTATTAATTTAAGGGTTGCTGGTCGCCATAATGTGGCGAATGCATTAGCTGCAGCAGCGATGGCAAGCTGTTTTGGTATTGACCTTAAAACCATTAAACTCGGTCTCGAATCGATGGAAAACGTGCAAGGTCGATTGAAAATCTCATTATTAACACCGCGTATACGTATTATTGATGATACGTATAACGCCAATATTGCTTCGGTAAAAGCAGCTATTGATGTGTTAACACATTTCCCTTCTAAAAATATCTTAGTAATGGGCGACATGGGTGAACTTGGTGACAGTACTGCGGATATGCATCAACAGGTCGGTCATTATGCACAGCAGCAACAGGTTGACCATGTATATACCTGTGGCACGATGAGTCGTGAAGCGGCGTTAACTGCGGGTATAAATGGTCGTGCTTTTTTATCGCAAACACGATTAGTTGATGCATTAGTTGAATTGGTGACAACGGCACCTGAAGAGCAAATGTTTACCTTATTATTTAAAGGTTCTCGTAGCGCTAAAATGGAGCAAGTGATCGACTTGTTAGCCACTAGATTATCCGATAACGCAGCTATGTTAATCGAAAATACAATGTTAGTTAAAAATACAGTAAAGGAAATAAAATGTTAG
- the murE gene encoding UDP-N-acetylmuramoyl-L-alanyl-D-glutamate--2,6-diaminopimelate ligase encodes MNPSCRKLSLRTWNIDIELAVNALIIDSRNIKSGDCFVAINGHALDGRRFISSAIKDGATAVLKDADTQTEHGYIEYIDGIAIISFFALNQALSALADNFYQSPSQQLKLIGVTGTNGKSTITQIIANWVTLLSGKAGVMGTIGNGLFDQLVQAENTTGSGLDVQREIANQLQLGAELCAMEVSSHGLIQGRVNALDFDVALFTNLTRDHLDYHGDMATYADAKKILFQDAVKHKILNVDDAYGKAWSQEWPDAIQFSVQQDLSNNTSPFLYSRDLSFDTTGFSCELKTSWGEGTLKCGLIGEFNASNVIAACASLLALGYDLTALLQVAPQLTAVCGRMELFKQEGHAACVVDYAHTPDALEKALQALRVHCEGKLWCIYGCGGDRDTGKRPLMAQVAEQFSDMAVITDDNPRTESASTIVTDMLAGLTYPDAVEIIHDRRRAIHWAMTQSAADDIILVAGKGHEDYQIIGVKKHHYSDRDTITEMLDNQQ; translated from the coding sequence ATGAACCCTTCATGTCGAAAATTATCTCTACGCACGTGGAATATTGACATTGAGCTAGCCGTTAATGCGTTGATTATCGATAGCCGTAACATTAAGTCGGGTGATTGTTTTGTCGCGATTAATGGGCATGCACTTGATGGGCGTCGATTTATTAGCAGTGCAATAAAAGACGGGGCCACTGCTGTACTTAAAGATGCAGATACGCAGACTGAACATGGCTACATCGAATATATTGATGGCATTGCTATTATCTCTTTCTTCGCCCTTAATCAGGCGTTGTCCGCATTAGCAGATAATTTTTATCAATCTCCTTCACAACAGCTAAAACTTATTGGTGTCACTGGCACTAATGGTAAAAGCACTATTACACAAATTATTGCTAACTGGGTTACTTTATTATCTGGTAAAGCGGGTGTCATGGGCACGATTGGTAATGGTTTATTTGATCAATTAGTACAAGCCGAAAATACTACTGGTAGTGGTTTAGATGTGCAACGTGAGATTGCGAACCAACTACAACTTGGCGCTGAACTGTGTGCGATGGAAGTATCGTCACATGGTCTGATTCAAGGACGCGTTAATGCGTTAGATTTTGATGTTGCACTCTTCACTAATTTAACTCGCGATCATCTTGATTATCATGGTGATATGGCGACTTATGCCGACGCTAAAAAAATATTATTCCAAGACGCAGTAAAGCATAAAATCCTCAATGTAGATGATGCTTATGGTAAAGCATGGTCACAAGAGTGGCCTGATGCGATCCAATTTTCGGTTCAGCAAGATTTATCTAATAATACGAGCCCTTTCTTATACAGTCGTGATTTAAGTTTTGATACAACTGGCTTTAGCTGTGAATTAAAAACTAGCTGGGGTGAGGGGACGCTGAAGTGTGGCCTTATTGGTGAGTTTAATGCGTCGAATGTAATTGCCGCTTGCGCAAGTTTGTTAGCGCTCGGTTATGACTTAACTGCGTTATTGCAAGTCGCGCCACAATTAACGGCTGTGTGTGGCCGCATGGAATTGTTTAAACAAGAAGGCCATGCAGCTTGTGTTGTTGATTACGCTCATACGCCAGACGCATTAGAAAAAGCCTTACAAGCATTACGTGTACACTGTGAAGGCAAACTTTGGTGTATTTATGGCTGTGGTGGTGACCGTGATACAGGTAAAAGACCATTAATGGCACAAGTCGCTGAACAATTTTCAGATATGGCTGTCATTACTGATGATAATCCGCGTACTGAGTCTGCCTCTACGATTGTAACTGATATGCTTGCTGGTCTTACTTATCCTGATGCTGTGGAAATTATTCACGATCGTCGTCGTGCGATTCATTGGGCAATGACGCAAAGTGCTGCAGACGATATTATTTTAGTGGCGGGTAAAGGTCATGAAGATTATCAAATTATCGGTGTGAAGAAGCACCATTATAGTGATCGAGATACGATCACAGAGATGCTGGATAACCAACAATGA
- a CDS encoding penicillin-binding protein 2, with amino-acid sequence MTNRKNIPNEEEQPNFILWRYRLVAATVVLIFSCLLARTAYIQIINPEHLRKQADMRSLRVTSQQVQRGIITDRNGVELAVSVPVMAIHVDPRTIKNKNSFDKKRAWQAFAEILDLNLDDLKTKIMASNGRFMYIKRQISPAVAKYIDQLKLVGVSLAPESRRFYPTGEVSAQLVGMTNIDDKGIEGVERAYNDYLTGTQGKRIVRKDRLGNVIEDISVIQESEQANNIQLSIDQRIQSLAYQRLKKAVKYNGAVSGSLVMLDVKTGEILAMVNSPSFNPNNRSKYDSYKLKNRAITDSYEPGSTIKPLVVASGLDNGIIAADSLVDTNPGRMRLGGRLVQDTRNRGDMTLGDILRYSSNMGVSKIALKLGHQRLLDTYYQFGFGNESSLILNGESRGYMPRRSRWSEFENATLSFGYGMQATTLQLAHAYATIGSGGLYRPLTIRKQDTMPLSERVLSEKHAQELLLMMESVVEKGGTGDKARIDGYRVAGKTGTSRKAIAGGYGDDYVALFAGVAPVSNPRFALVVVIDSPSGDRYYGGVIAAPVFGEVMERTLQMLNVTPDEKQSLTIAAKDS; translated from the coding sequence GTGACAAATCGTAAAAATATCCCCAACGAAGAAGAACAACCAAATTTTATTCTATGGCGTTATCGCTTAGTTGCTGCAACCGTAGTGCTCATTTTTTCATGCCTGCTCGCACGTACTGCCTATATTCAAATCATTAATCCTGAACACCTGCGAAAACAAGCCGATATGCGTTCTTTGCGTGTGACCTCACAGCAAGTACAGCGTGGCATTATTACCGATCGTAATGGTGTTGAATTGGCCGTGAGTGTGCCAGTGATGGCGATCCATGTTGATCCCCGTACGATTAAAAACAAAAATAGCTTTGATAAAAAGCGTGCATGGCAAGCATTTGCTGAGATATTAGATCTTAATCTTGATGATTTGAAAACCAAAATTATGGCATCAAATGGTCGCTTTATGTATATCAAGCGCCAGATTAGTCCAGCTGTCGCCAAATATATCGATCAGCTAAAACTAGTCGGTGTTAGTTTAGCGCCCGAATCTCGTCGTTTCTATCCCACTGGTGAAGTAAGCGCGCAGCTTGTCGGTATGACTAATATCGATGATAAAGGTATTGAAGGTGTCGAGAGAGCCTATAATGATTATCTTACCGGTACGCAGGGTAAACGTATTGTTCGTAAAGACCGTCTTGGTAATGTCATCGAAGATATTTCTGTTATTCAAGAAAGTGAACAAGCCAATAATATTCAATTAAGTATCGATCAGCGAATTCAATCATTAGCTTATCAGCGTTTGAAAAAAGCGGTGAAATATAATGGTGCGGTGTCGGGCTCGTTAGTGATGCTCGATGTGAAAACCGGGGAGATTTTAGCGATGGTAAATAGTCCTTCGTTCAACCCGAATAACCGCAGTAAGTACGATAGTTATAAATTAAAAAACCGTGCGATTACTGATAGCTACGAACCTGGTTCGACAATCAAACCACTGGTGGTTGCGAGTGGACTCGATAATGGCATTATTGCCGCTGATTCGCTCGTTGATACTAACCCTGGTCGTATGCGTTTAGGTGGTCGTTTAGTGCAAGATACGCGAAACCGTGGTGATATGACCTTAGGCGATATTTTACGTTATTCATCGAATATGGGTGTGAGTAAAATTGCGTTAAAACTAGGTCATCAACGTTTACTTGATACGTACTATCAATTTGGTTTCGGTAATGAAAGTAGCTTGATTTTAAATGGTGAAAGTCGCGGTTATATGCCTCGTCGTTCTCGTTGGTCTGAGTTTGAGAATGCCACACTATCATTCGGTTATGGTATGCAGGCGACGACATTGCAGCTAGCACATGCTTATGCAACGATTGGCTCTGGTGGTTTATACCGTCCTCTGACGATTAGAAAACAAGATACGATGCCATTGTCAGAACGTGTCTTATCAGAAAAACATGCGCAAGAATTATTACTCATGATGGAAAGTGTCGTTGAGAAAGGCGGCACAGGTGATAAAGCCCGTATTGATGGCTATCGTGTTGCAGGTAAAACCGGTACTTCTCGTAAAGCGATTGCTGGCGGTTACGGCGACGATTATGTTGCGTTATTTGCTGGTGTCGCACCAGTATCTAATCCACGCTTTGCACTTGTTGTTGTGATCGATTCGCCAAGTGGCGATCGTTATTACGGCGGTGTCATTGCTGCGCCAGTATTTGGTGAAGTGATGGAAAGAACATTACAAATGTTAAACGTAACCCCAGATGAAAAGCAGTCATTGACGATTGCAGCAAAAGACTCTTAA
- the ftsL gene encoding cell division protein FtsL yields the protein MFGIKWDLGKVIITDIGQHKVVVSLLFGILISAFAVIMLTHETRLLTNNKEQLLTQRDFTDIEWRNLLLEQSTLEEHSKIEYTAKQKLGMYRPSTAEEQLVTQQ from the coding sequence ATGTTTGGCATTAAGTGGGATTTAGGTAAAGTCATCATAACTGACATCGGCCAGCATAAAGTGGTTGTTAGTCTGTTATTTGGTATCTTAATTTCCGCTTTTGCCGTTATCATGTTGACGCATGAAACCCGCTTATTAACGAACAACAAAGAACAGTTACTTACTCAGCGTGACTTTACTGATATTGAATGGCGTAATTTATTATTAGAACAAAGCACGCTGGAAGAACACAGTAAAATAGAATACACCGCAAAACAAAAACTCGGCATGTATCGACCAAGTACAGCAGAAGAGCAATTGGTGACACAGCAGTGA
- the rsmH gene encoding 16S rRNA (cytosine(1402)-N(4))-methyltransferase RsmH produces the protein MTQEFAHVSVLLNETVAGLDIKPDGIYIDGTFGRGGHSRFILSQLGENGRLIAIDRDPEAIAVGEALKLEDPRFDIVHGPFSGIAEYMETKNLTEQIDGVLLDLGVSSPQLDDASRGFSFLRDGPLDMRMDPTSGISAAKWLATADYDDIVWVLKVFGEEKFARKIARAIVFDRDGTPFETTSQLAGLICRVVPKSKKETKHPATRSFQAIRIYINSELEEIERALAGALKCLKPGSGRLSVISFHSLEDRIVKQFIRKQARGKEVPYGLPIMQEEIDKSRTMKAVGKMLKPSEEELVINPRARSSVLRVAEKL, from the coding sequence ATGACACAAGAATTTGCACACGTATCCGTTTTACTTAACGAAACCGTAGCTGGACTCGATATAAAACCGGATGGTATTTACATTGACGGTACTTTTGGTCGCGGTGGTCACTCTCGCTTTATTTTATCGCAACTCGGTGAAAATGGTCGCTTGATCGCAATCGATCGCGACCCTGAAGCGATTGCTGTAGGTGAAGCGCTAAAATTAGAAGACCCTCGTTTTGATATTGTTCACGGACCTTTTTCTGGTATCGCTGAATACATGGAAACTAAAAATCTAACAGAACAAATTGATGGTGTACTACTTGACCTTGGTGTTTCTTCACCTCAATTAGATGATGCATCGCGTGGTTTTAGTTTCTTACGTGATGGTCCGCTTGATATGCGTATGGATCCAACATCAGGTATTAGCGCTGCTAAATGGTTAGCAACGGCAGACTATGATGATATCGTTTGGGTATTAAAAGTATTCGGTGAAGAAAAATTTGCACGTAAAATTGCTCGTGCAATTGTATTTGATCGTGACGGTACACCATTTGAAACAACATCACAGTTAGCTGGTTTAATTTGCCGTGTGGTGCCTAAATCGAAAAAAGAAACGAAACATCCTGCAACGCGTTCATTCCAAGCTATCCGTATTTATATTAATAGTGAATTAGAAGAAATCGAACGTGCACTCGCTGGCGCCTTGAAATGCCTTAAGCCTGGTAGTGGCCGCTTATCTGTTATCAGTTTCCACTCTTTGGAAGATCGAATCGTAAAACAGTTCATTCGTAAACAAGCGCGTGGTAAAGAAGTGCCATACGGTTTACCTATCATGCAAGAAGAGATTGATAAAAGCCGTACGATGAAGGCTGTAGGAAAAATGCTTAAACCTTCGGAAGAAGAATTAGTTATTAATCCTCGCGCACGTAGTTCTGTATTACGCGTGGCGGAAAAATTGTAA
- the rsmI gene encoding 16S rRNA (cytidine(1402)-2'-O)-methyltransferase — protein sequence MSEQATLFIVPTPIGNLSDITERGLEILRSVDLIAAEDTRHTGKLLSHYQIKTKTFALHDHNEQQKAEYLVSKLQSGMTIALVSDAGTPLISDPGYHLVNTCRAHGVKVVPLPGPCAAVTAMSGSGLPSDRFSFEGFLPSKEKARNDKITELKEETRTMIFYESPRRLQYTLDALTAIMGPEREVCVAREITKAFESITTMPVGELAAWVAEDSNRSRGEIVLLVSGYKPTGLEIPAKVLNTLKLLNEELPLKKAAALTAEIHGGKKNALYKWGLENFN from the coding sequence ATGTCTGAACAAGCAACTTTATTTATCGTTCCAACCCCGATCGGCAACCTTTCTGATATCACTGAGCGTGGTTTAGAGATACTAAGAAGTGTTGATTTAATTGCTGCAGAAGATACCCGTCATACAGGTAAGCTGCTAAGCCATTATCAAATCAAGACTAAAACATTTGCGCTGCATGATCATAATGAACAGCAAAAAGCAGAATACTTAGTATCAAAACTACAATCTGGCATGACTATCGCACTGGTTTCGGATGCTGGTACACCTTTGATTAGTGATCCTGGTTATCATCTAGTAAATACCTGTCGTGCACATGGTGTTAAAGTTGTGCCGCTGCCAGGTCCTTGCGCAGCAGTAACCGCAATGAGTGGTTCGGGCTTGCCGTCAGATCGTTTCTCGTTCGAGGGTTTTTTACCATCGAAAGAAAAAGCCCGTAATGACAAAATCACAGAGTTGAAAGAAGAAACACGTACGATGATTTTTTATGAATCACCGCGGCGTCTACAATACACATTAGATGCATTAACGGCGATCATGGGACCAGAACGAGAAGTGTGTGTTGCTCGTGAAATAACCAAAGCGTTTGAAAGCATTACGACTATGCCTGTCGGTGAGTTAGCCGCATGGGTTGCTGAAGACAGTAATCGTAGCCGTGGTGAAATTGTACTATTAGTTTCTGGTTATAAACCTACCGGTTTAGAAATACCTGCTAAAGTACTGAATACACTTAAATTATTGAATGAAGAATTACCATTGAAAAAAGCAGCTGCCTTAACAGCTGAGATTCACGGTGGTAAAAAGAATGCGCTGTATAAATGGGGTTTAGAAAACTTTAATTAA